In the genome of Pristis pectinata isolate sPriPec2 chromosome 10, sPriPec2.1.pri, whole genome shotgun sequence, one region contains:
- the LOC127574881 gene encoding trace amine-associated receptor 1-like — MNASLGSPETVEHCYKFVDKPCLRTIRSHGLRASLYAFGALAILVTMFGNMLVIISISHFKQLHTPTNYLVLSLAIADFLLGCMVMPYSLIRSIENCWYLGDLFCKLQASFDFMLCAASIFHLCFISVDRYYAVCDPLKYKTRITFHIVLIMILISWILSAFVGFGMICLELNLIEIRDFYYKEIFCSGGCTLVMGKLCSVIYSIVSFYFPGFIMLCIYTKIYFVATKQARAINDITRQVHSIKENKNITSQTSERKAAKTLGIVMGVFLMCWTPYFTCNFLDPFIAHTTPPLMFDTFFWLGYLNSAFNPVIYAFFYSWFRKALKIILTFKIFTTDSSRINLF, encoded by the coding sequence ATGAATGCAAGTCTCGGAAGCCCAGAAACGGTAGAACACTGCTATAAATTTGTGGATAAACCGTGTCTTAGAACAATCCGGTCCCATGGTCTCCGAGCATCGCTTTATGCGTTTGGCGCATTGGCAATTCTGGTTACAATGTTTGGCAACATGTTAGTAATCATTTCAATCTCCCACTTCAAACAACTTCACACACCCACTAATTATCTCGTTCTTTCTTTGGCAATCGCTGATTTTCTGCTGGGATGCATGGTGATGCCTTATAGTTTGATAAGGTCCATTGAAAACTGTTGGTACTTAGGAGACTTGTTCTGCAAACTTCAAGCAAGCTTTGACTTCATGCTCTGTGCGGCGTCAATATTCCACCTGTGCTTTATTTCTGTTGATCGATACTACGCGGTGTGTGACCCGCTGAAATACAAAACCAGAATAACTTTTCACATCGTTCTAATTATGATCCTCATCAGTTGGATTCTCTCCGCATTTGTGGGTTTTGGTATGATTTGTTTAGAATTAAACTTGATAGAAATTAGAGACTTTTattataaagaaatattttgcTCTGGCGGTTGTACTCTGGTGATGGGGAAACTATGTTCGGTGATCTACTCCATAGTTTCCTTCTACTTCCCAGGATTTATTATGCTTTGTATTTATACAAAGATTTACTTTGTAGCCACAAAACAAGCCCGAGCCATAAATGACATTACAAGACAAGTCCACTCcatcaaagaaaacaaaaacataactTCCCAGACAAGTGAAAGGAAAGCTGCGAAAACACTGGGGATAGTGATGGGGGTGTTTTTAATGTGCTGGACTCCATACTTCACTTGTAATTTCTTGGATCCTTTCATTGCACACACGACACCCCCGCTTAtgtttgacacttttttttggttAGGGTACTTAAACTCGGCGTTCAATCCGGTGATCTATGCATTTTTTTATTCTTGGTTCAGAAaagccctgaaaattattctAACTTTTAAGATATTCACAACCGATTCCTCCAGGATAAATCTCTTCTAA